The Streptomyces europaeiscabiei genome window below encodes:
- a CDS encoding Ig domain-containing protein produces MSDTQGSGPSRRTLLQAAGATAAAYSLLGTATGTASAADSPQADGPRTDSPQTDGPKADRLVVYPVPVGLPLNASFSVRARTPGGAWQSVPVLRARTKTINEKTGAGVVRSSSVAGLDFQGTVEVQVTSSKGAVPSARIRPVSYDIAHEAVGDTITFSLTEPRNLSIEIGDADGGAFDLYDNLHLHANPIEKWRPEEDDPDVIYFGPGIHTVTDNVVKVPSGKTVYLAGGAVLKARVEFSHVENARLLGRGIIHDSDAATLVAFSRNIEIDGILALNPKTGYSCTIGQSQQVTVRNLHSYSFGQWGDGIDVFSSEDVLIEGVFMRNSDDCIAIYAHRWDYYGDCRNVTVRNSTLWADVAHPVNMGTHGNPEKPETIENIVFSNIDILQHREPQVLYQGCFALNPGDSNLIRNVRIQDVRVEDFTWGQLLNMRVMANRYNASPGRGIEDVYVRNLTYDGTHASTAILTGYDADRPIKNLTFQNLTVNGTVVHDRMKKPGWYLTTDMVPMFANEHVQNLRFLDADTAAATTAPEITSAGEVTATKKQVLNHLVTATGLPTSFAAEGLPRGLSIDTRTGLISGVPSRRPGSCTVTVSATNSAGTATKSVKFTVRHP; encoded by the coding sequence ATGTCCGACACCCAGGGCTCCGGTCCGTCCCGGCGTACCCTCCTCCAGGCCGCCGGCGCCACGGCAGCCGCGTACTCCCTGCTCGGAACGGCCACCGGCACCGCGAGCGCGGCCGACAGCCCGCAGGCCGACGGACCGCGGACCGACAGCCCGCAGACCGACGGACCGAAGGCCGACCGGCTGGTGGTGTACCCCGTCCCGGTCGGACTGCCGCTGAACGCGAGCTTCTCCGTCAGGGCCCGTACACCCGGCGGCGCATGGCAGTCGGTGCCCGTGCTGCGAGCCCGTACCAAGACCATCAACGAGAAGACCGGCGCCGGCGTCGTCCGCAGCTCCTCGGTCGCGGGCCTCGACTTCCAAGGCACCGTGGAGGTCCAGGTCACCTCCTCGAAGGGCGCCGTCCCCTCGGCGCGCATCCGCCCGGTGTCGTACGACATCGCACACGAGGCCGTCGGCGACACCATCACCTTCAGCCTCACCGAGCCGCGCAACCTGTCCATCGAGATCGGCGACGCCGACGGCGGCGCGTTCGACCTCTACGACAACCTCCATCTGCACGCCAACCCGATCGAGAAGTGGCGGCCCGAGGAGGACGACCCGGACGTCATCTACTTCGGACCCGGCATCCACACCGTCACCGACAACGTGGTGAAGGTGCCCAGCGGGAAGACGGTGTACCTGGCCGGCGGCGCGGTGCTCAAGGCGCGGGTGGAGTTCAGCCATGTGGAGAACGCCCGGCTGCTCGGCCGGGGCATCATCCATGACTCGGACGCAGCGACCCTGGTGGCGTTCTCCAGGAACATCGAGATCGACGGCATCCTCGCCCTCAACCCCAAGACCGGCTACTCCTGCACCATCGGCCAGTCGCAGCAGGTCACCGTCCGCAACCTGCACTCCTACAGCTTCGGCCAGTGGGGCGACGGCATCGACGTGTTCAGCAGCGAGGACGTCCTGATCGAGGGCGTCTTCATGCGCAACAGCGACGACTGCATCGCCATCTACGCCCACCGCTGGGACTACTACGGCGACTGCCGCAACGTCACCGTCCGGAACTCCACCCTGTGGGCCGACGTCGCCCACCCGGTGAACATGGGCACCCACGGCAACCCCGAGAAGCCCGAGACCATCGAGAACATCGTCTTCAGCAACATCGACATCCTCCAGCACCGCGAACCGCAGGTCCTCTACCAGGGCTGCTTCGCCCTCAACCCCGGCGACAGCAACCTCATCCGGAACGTCCGCATCCAGGACGTCCGCGTGGAGGACTTCACCTGGGGCCAGCTGCTCAACATGCGCGTGATGGCCAACCGGTACAACGCCTCCCCGGGCCGGGGCATCGAGGACGTGTACGTCCGCAACCTGACGTACGACGGCACGCACGCCTCCACGGCCATCCTGACCGGCTACGACGCGGACCGGCCCATCAAGAACCTGACCTTCCAGAACCTGACGGTCAACGGCACGGTCGTCCACGACAGGATGAAGAAGCCCGGCTGGTACCTGACGACCGACATGGTCCCGATGTTCGCCAACGAGCACGTCCAGAACCTCCGCTTCCTGGACGCCGACACGGCGGCCGCCACCACGGCCCCGGAGATCACCAGCGCGGGCGAGGTCACCGCCACCAAGAAGCAGGTCCTCAACCACCTCGTCACGGCGACCGGGCTCCCCACGTCGTTCGCCGCGGAGGGTCTGCCCAGGGGCCTGAGCATCGACACGAGGACGGGCCTGATCTCCGGTGTCCCGTCCCGCCGCCCCGGCTCCTGCACGGTCACCGTCTCGGCCACGAACAGCGCCGGTACGGCCACCAAGTCCGTCAAGTTCACCGTGCGGCACCCGTAG
- a CDS encoding alginate lyase family protein, with product MLPLSRRSFLGAAGFTAVAGPGLLSASASATTAWAGSAGATRAFSHPGLLHTAADLDRLKAAVAAEEPPIHDGYLTFAAHARSKSTYTVQNTGQVTSWGRGPSNFMGQAVADSAAAYQNALMWCVTGVRAHADKARDILDAWSSSLTTITGADGPLGAGLQAFKFVNAAELLRHTGYDGWAASGIARCERSFLDVWYPAVSGYMLYANGNWDLTAIQTVLAIGVFCEEPVLFEDALRFAVAGAGNGGVPGRIVTAAGQGQESGRDQGHEQLAVGLMGDAAQVAWNQGVDLWGFDGHRLLANAEYAARYNLGGEVPFTPDLDRTGKYVKKTVSAVGRGNLPPVYEMYHAHYAGVRGLDAPATEAALFRGTAGARVVEGGNDDLPGFGTFAYAGATAPASTPAPKPPAGVTAVGDRRAVTVAWLPSAWATGYAVRRATRPEGPYEKVATGLDEPTYTDTDVRAGRTYHYTVTAANAEGTSGASRPAAACAGLPGPWVGQDLGTVRIPGSATFDGERFVLTASGTADTCRVAHLPLRGDGTVTARIVWPLSSQYSKIGVTLRDSLDAGAAHASMLIQGLPLHTWSGVWSVRRTVGSEISATGSTPVPPSQQQAITTSAAFPISALGALPESATPLEAPYVEGAGDGYRLRAPYWVRVTRKGRRCTGAISPDGTRWTEVGTTEVELGRTAYAGLVLTSCLGVDEEYAETGTGAFDNVAVVSAAGGEVWSVARPDWRVTDLGATAGADAVELAWTDPDLSGRYEVLRATRADGPYRAIASDVAPVGFGARLRYADATGAPGRTYHYVVTRTNTGGRGPRSKPAAAAMPTPSAPRLTSAATAFANKGDVFQHLIRASHEPVRFTASGLPDGLRVDSRTGLVSGTPTRTGEFTVTTTAGNAAGDGTGTLSLTVGTPPPAPWTYGDLGDPVLDDRRFGTLGVVAVRTPGSTAYEDDGTFVVRGAGVDLTVNNQAMTGQFVRQPITGDCEVTVRLDSRTGTGADRVGLLMAKSLSPFDQAAGAIVSGGTSAQLMLRTTVAGRSAFTGDATVTTPCLLRLKRNGTVFAAAVSTDGGVTFTPLAEGEIPGFGDASYHVGLVVCSRSPLAHGTARFSEVSITPT from the coding sequence GTGCTTCCCCTCAGCAGACGGTCGTTCCTCGGCGCGGCAGGCTTCACGGCCGTGGCCGGACCCGGACTCCTGTCAGCCTCCGCCTCCGCCACGACAGCGTGGGCCGGTTCCGCCGGAGCGACCCGCGCCTTCAGCCACCCGGGCCTGCTGCACACCGCGGCCGATCTGGACCGGTTGAAAGCGGCAGTCGCCGCCGAGGAGCCGCCGATCCACGACGGCTATCTGACGTTCGCCGCCCACGCCCGTTCCAAGTCGACGTACACCGTCCAGAACACCGGCCAGGTCACGTCCTGGGGGCGCGGCCCGAGCAACTTCATGGGGCAGGCGGTCGCCGACTCGGCCGCCGCCTACCAGAACGCGCTGATGTGGTGCGTGACGGGTGTGCGGGCCCACGCGGACAAGGCGCGGGACATCCTCGACGCATGGTCGTCGTCCCTCACGACGATCACGGGCGCCGACGGACCGCTCGGCGCGGGCCTGCAGGCCTTCAAGTTCGTCAACGCCGCCGAACTGCTCCGGCACACCGGCTACGACGGATGGGCGGCCTCCGGCATCGCCCGCTGCGAGCGGTCGTTCCTCGACGTCTGGTATCCGGCGGTCTCCGGCTACATGCTGTACGCCAACGGCAACTGGGATCTGACGGCCATTCAGACCGTGCTGGCCATCGGCGTGTTCTGCGAGGAACCCGTCCTCTTCGAGGACGCGCTGCGCTTCGCGGTGGCGGGCGCGGGCAACGGCGGCGTCCCGGGCCGGATCGTCACCGCCGCCGGCCAGGGCCAGGAGTCCGGCCGCGACCAGGGGCACGAGCAGCTCGCCGTCGGCCTGATGGGCGACGCGGCGCAGGTGGCCTGGAACCAGGGCGTCGACCTGTGGGGCTTCGACGGCCACCGTCTGCTGGCGAACGCCGAGTACGCGGCCCGCTACAACCTCGGCGGCGAGGTCCCCTTCACGCCCGACCTGGACCGCACCGGCAAGTACGTCAAGAAGACCGTCTCGGCCGTCGGCCGCGGCAACCTGCCGCCGGTCTACGAGATGTACCACGCCCACTACGCCGGGGTGCGCGGCCTCGACGCCCCCGCCACCGAGGCGGCCCTCTTCCGGGGCACGGCAGGTGCCCGCGTGGTCGAGGGCGGCAACGACGACCTGCCCGGCTTCGGTACCTTCGCCTACGCCGGGGCGACAGCCCCCGCGTCGACTCCCGCGCCGAAGCCTCCGGCCGGGGTGACGGCGGTGGGTGACCGCAGGGCGGTGACCGTGGCGTGGCTGCCGTCGGCGTGGGCCACCGGGTACGCCGTGCGGCGGGCCACCCGCCCCGAGGGCCCGTACGAGAAGGTCGCCACCGGGCTCGACGAGCCGACGTACACCGACACGGACGTGCGCGCGGGCCGGACGTACCACTACACCGTCACCGCCGCCAACGCCGAGGGAACCAGTGGCGCCTCGCGCCCGGCCGCCGCCTGCGCCGGTCTTCCCGGGCCCTGGGTCGGCCAGGACCTGGGGACCGTGCGGATCCCCGGCTCCGCCACGTTCGACGGCGAGAGATTCGTGCTCACGGCGAGCGGTACGGCGGACACCTGCCGCGTGGCCCATCTGCCGCTGCGCGGCGACGGCACGGTCACCGCAAGGATCGTGTGGCCGCTCAGCTCCCAGTACTCCAAGATCGGCGTCACCCTCCGCGACTCGCTCGACGCGGGCGCCGCACACGCCTCGATGCTCATCCAGGGGCTGCCGCTGCACACCTGGAGCGGTGTGTGGAGCGTACGGAGGACGGTCGGCTCGGAGATCTCGGCGACCGGCAGTACGCCCGTGCCGCCCTCCCAGCAGCAGGCCATCACCACGTCCGCCGCCTTCCCGATCTCCGCTCTGGGCGCGCTGCCGGAGTCGGCGACCCCCCTGGAGGCCCCGTACGTCGAGGGCGCGGGCGACGGCTACCGGCTGCGCGCCCCGTACTGGGTGCGGGTGACCCGCAAGGGCCGTCGCTGCACCGGGGCGATCTCCCCGGACGGCACCCGCTGGACCGAAGTCGGCACCACCGAGGTCGAGTTGGGGCGCACCGCGTACGCGGGGCTGGTCCTCACGTCCTGTCTGGGCGTGGACGAGGAGTACGCCGAGACCGGCACCGGGGCGTTCGACAACGTCGCCGTCGTGTCGGCCGCAGGGGGAGAGGTCTGGTCGGTGGCCCGTCCTGACTGGCGGGTCACCGACCTCGGGGCGACCGCCGGTGCCGACGCGGTCGAGCTGGCCTGGACCGATCCAGACCTCTCCGGCCGCTACGAGGTGCTGCGCGCCACGCGAGCCGACGGTCCCTACCGGGCGATCGCATCGGATGTCGCCCCGGTGGGCTTCGGCGCCCGCCTGCGGTACGCGGACGCCACCGGCGCTCCCGGCAGGACGTACCACTACGTCGTCACCCGGACGAACACCGGCGGACGCGGCCCACGCTCGAAGCCCGCCGCCGCGGCGATGCCGACCCCCTCCGCGCCCCGACTCACTTCCGCTGCCACGGCGTTCGCCAACAAGGGCGATGTGTTCCAGCACCTGATCCGTGCCTCGCACGAACCCGTACGGTTCACCGCGAGCGGACTCCCCGACGGCCTCCGCGTCGACAGCCGCACCGGCCTGGTCTCCGGAACCCCCACCCGGACCGGCGAGTTCACCGTCACCACCACCGCGGGCAACGCGGCGGGCGACGGAACCGGCACGCTCAGCCTGACCGTCGGCACACCACCGCCCGCCCCCTGGACCTACGGCGACCTCGGCGACCCGGTCCTCGACGACCGGCGGTTCGGAACCCTCGGCGTGGTCGCCGTCCGCACCCCCGGCAGCACCGCGTACGAGGATGACGGGACCTTCGTCGTGCGCGGCGCCGGCGTCGACCTGACCGTCAACAACCAAGCGATGACAGGCCAGTTCGTCAGGCAGCCGATCACCGGGGACTGTGAGGTCACCGTCCGGCTGGACTCCCGTACCGGGACCGGTGCCGACCGGGTCGGGCTGCTGATGGCCAAGTCGCTCTCGCCGTTCGATCAGGCGGCCGGGGCGATCGTCAGCGGCGGGACGAGCGCCCAGCTCATGCTCCGCACGACCGTGGCCGGACGGTCGGCTTTCACCGGCGACGCCACGGTCACCACCCCCTGTCTGCTGCGGCTGAAGCGAAACGGGACCGTCTTCGCCGCAGCGGTCTCCACGGACGGCGGTGTCACCTTCACCCCCCTCGCCGAGGGAGAGATCCCCGGCTTCGGTGACGCCTCCTACCACGTGGGTCTGGTGGTCTGCTCCCGCAGCCCGCTGGCCCACGGCACCGCGCGATTCAGCGAGGTGAGCATCACCCCCACATGA
- a CDS encoding alginate lyase family protein, translating to MSRTSPHPSPEDNPHEGELSRRGLLRTAGGLSAGLALGAALTATTAEAAPAAFTHPGMLHAYGELNRAKVRVAAGDDPWLSGWNRLTANSHSASTWTPNPQATIIRGGTGQNYGILYNDIHAAYQNALRWKIAGTTANGDAAVRILNAWSSTLTGVTGNADRFLAAGIYGYQFANAAELMRGYSGFDLDRFRTMMLNVFYPLNNQFLNNHNDACITNYWANWDLCTMNSILAIGILCDDGAKYDQAVTYFKTGAGNGSVAHAVPYLHTDSAGHALGQWQEAGRDQAHSVMGIGLMGAFCETAWSQGDDLYGYDGNRFMKGAQYVAKYNLGQDVPFTGYTWGTGQNCAQQTHTAVSSASRGQLRPVWDLVHYHYARRRGLSVPYITAMAEQIRPEGGGGDYGSASGGYDQLGFGTLMYAR from the coding sequence ATGAGCCGCACTTCCCCCCACCCGAGCCCCGAAGACAACCCCCACGAGGGCGAGTTGAGCCGCCGCGGTCTGCTGAGGACAGCCGGCGGTCTGAGCGCCGGCCTCGCGCTGGGCGCCGCCTTGACCGCCACGACGGCGGAGGCGGCCCCGGCCGCCTTCACCCATCCCGGCATGCTGCACGCCTACGGAGAACTCAACCGCGCCAAGGTGCGGGTGGCCGCCGGAGACGACCCGTGGCTGTCCGGCTGGAACCGTCTGACGGCCAACTCCCACTCCGCGAGCACCTGGACGCCCAACCCGCAGGCCACGATCATCCGCGGTGGAACGGGCCAGAACTACGGCATCCTCTACAACGACATCCACGCGGCGTACCAGAACGCGCTGCGCTGGAAGATCGCCGGCACCACCGCCAACGGTGACGCGGCGGTCCGTATCCTCAACGCCTGGTCGTCGACGCTCACCGGCGTCACCGGCAACGCCGACCGGTTCCTGGCCGCCGGGATCTACGGCTACCAGTTCGCCAACGCCGCCGAGCTGATGCGTGGCTACAGCGGGTTCGACCTGGACCGGTTCAGGACGATGATGCTGAACGTCTTCTACCCGCTCAACAACCAGTTCCTGAACAACCACAACGACGCCTGCATCACCAACTACTGGGCCAACTGGGACCTGTGCACCATGAACTCGATCCTCGCGATCGGGATCCTGTGCGACGACGGCGCCAAGTACGACCAGGCCGTCACCTACTTCAAGACCGGCGCAGGCAACGGCTCCGTCGCCCATGCCGTCCCGTACCTCCACACCGACTCCGCCGGCCACGCCCTCGGCCAGTGGCAGGAGGCCGGCCGCGACCAGGCGCACAGCGTCATGGGCATCGGTCTGATGGGCGCCTTCTGCGAGACGGCGTGGTCGCAGGGAGACGACCTGTACGGCTACGACGGCAACCGGTTCATGAAGGGCGCCCAGTACGTCGCCAAGTACAACCTCGGCCAGGACGTGCCCTTCACCGGCTACACCTGGGGCACCGGCCAGAACTGCGCCCAGCAGACCCACACCGCCGTCTCCTCCGCGAGCCGGGGCCAGCTCCGCCCGGTGTGGGACCTCGTCCACTACCACTACGCACGGCGCCGGGGCCTGTCCGTCCCGTACATCACCGCCATGGCCGAACAGATCCGCCCCGAGGGCGGTGGCGGCGACTACGGCTCGGCCAGCGGAGGCTACGACCAGCTGGGCTTCGGCACCCTGATGTACGCCAGATAG
- a CDS encoding carboxylesterase/lipase family protein — translation MTAGRQGPVVRTPYGNVRGTYEHGDGYEDGIAVFRGIPYAAPPFGPRRFCPPSPPEPWAGVRDAVAFGPTPPKPPYSEAFARYLSDPVVPGDDCLNLNVWTPEPGRGARLPVMVWIHGGALTRGSSAVPVYDGAAFARDGVVLVSLNYRLGVEGYGLFPDTPPNRGLLDQLAALEWVRESIAGFGGDPDRVTLFGQSAGAISVGALLAVPRARGLFRRAVLQSGPPEALDRDKVRRMVRRMATRLKVPATAAAFAVVDRSTLVEVQAEVGRLSSPVLGGPAFGVVVDGDLLPTDPLEALTEHGAAPGIDLLMGWTRDEHRLWLVPGGLQERVDRLGTVALAGARARCHCGPELPRGYRDLHPDRGTADLVGQLVTDHLLRVPLLRLADARIGQDRSYLYEFAWPSGIPALGSCHALELGFVFDTGATPASAKLAGGNAPRGLATAMHTAWVRFATDGTPGWPAWDPTHPVRVFGTPDDSHAPDGIRTAFGPYDPELALWDADARRPRRVQGAGTFVTSGGGPRPALRRFRRSP, via the coding sequence ATGACGGCAGGCCGGCAGGGCCCCGTGGTCAGGACGCCGTACGGGAACGTACGCGGCACGTACGAGCACGGGGACGGCTACGAGGACGGGATCGCGGTCTTCCGGGGCATCCCGTACGCGGCCCCGCCCTTCGGCCCCCGCCGGTTTTGCCCGCCCTCCCCGCCCGAGCCCTGGGCGGGGGTGCGTGACGCCGTCGCCTTCGGGCCGACGCCCCCGAAACCGCCGTACTCGGAGGCGTTCGCCCGCTATCTGTCGGACCCCGTCGTCCCGGGCGACGACTGCCTCAACCTGAACGTGTGGACGCCGGAGCCGGGCCGCGGCGCCCGCCTGCCGGTCATGGTCTGGATCCACGGCGGCGCCCTCACCCGGGGCTCGTCGGCGGTCCCGGTCTACGACGGCGCCGCCTTCGCCCGCGACGGTGTGGTGCTGGTGTCCCTCAACTACCGGCTGGGTGTGGAGGGTTACGGCCTCTTCCCGGACACACCGCCCAACCGCGGGCTGCTCGACCAGCTGGCCGCCCTGGAGTGGGTGCGGGAGTCGATCGCCGGGTTCGGCGGCGACCCGGACCGGGTGACCCTGTTCGGCCAGTCGGCGGGCGCCATCAGCGTCGGCGCGCTGCTGGCCGTCCCCCGCGCGCGGGGTCTGTTCCGGCGGGCCGTGCTGCAGAGCGGGCCGCCCGAGGCCTTGGACCGGGACAAGGTGCGTCGCATGGTCCGCCGGATGGCCACCCGGCTGAAGGTACCGGCGACCGCCGCGGCCTTCGCGGTCGTGGACCGGTCCACTCTCGTCGAGGTGCAGGCCGAGGTCGGCCGCCTCAGCAGCCCCGTGCTGGGTGGCCCCGCCTTCGGCGTCGTCGTCGACGGCGACCTGCTGCCCACCGACCCGCTGGAGGCACTGACCGAGCACGGCGCGGCCCCCGGAATCGACCTCCTCATGGGCTGGACCCGTGACGAGCACCGGCTCTGGCTCGTCCCCGGCGGCCTCCAGGAGCGCGTCGACCGACTCGGCACGGTCGCCCTGGCCGGCGCCCGCGCCCGCTGCCACTGCGGCCCCGAGCTGCCCCGCGGCTACCGCGACCTCCACCCCGACAGGGGTACCGCCGACCTGGTCGGCCAACTCGTCACCGACCATCTCCTGCGCGTCCCCCTGCTCCGCCTGGCGGACGCCCGCATCGGCCAGGACCGGTCCTACCTCTACGAGTTCGCCTGGCCCTCCGGCATCCCCGCCCTCGGCTCCTGCCACGCCCTCGAACTCGGCTTCGTCTTCGACACCGGTGCCACCCCCGCCTCCGCCAAGCTCGCCGGCGGGAACGCCCCGCGCGGCCTCGCCACCGCCATGCACACCGCCTGGGTCCGCTTCGCGACGGACGGCACCCCCGGCTGGCCCGCCTGGGACCCCACCCACCCGGTCCGCGTCTTCGGCACCCCGGACGACTCGCACGCCCCGGACGGCATCCGGACGGCCTTCGGCCCCTACGACCCCGAACTCGCCCTCTGGGACGCGGACGCCAGGCGCCCCCGGAGGGTCCAGGGCGCGGGCACCTTCGTCACCTCCGGCGGAGGCCCACGTCCGGCCCTGCGCCGCTTCCGCCGAAGTCCGTGA
- a CDS encoding GbsR/MarR family transcriptional regulator, with amino-acid sequence MPGGRLTQQERQQIALGLADGLAYAEIARRLDRPTSTITREVMRNGGPTAYRAEMAHRATERRAHRRRRTTPREAQAPEQAHGRDAEAVREYEETFTTVMMASGMPTMMARVMACLTLTDSGSLTASELAQRLQVSPASISKAITFLDSQGMVRREQGERRRERYIVDDDVWYQSMMASARAIAQVVEVARQGVGVLGTGTPAAARLENVARFLDFVSENTRRAAEQAREVLHTKHPTPADGAAEPGS; translated from the coding sequence ATGCCGGGAGGCAGGCTCACTCAGCAGGAACGCCAGCAGATCGCGCTGGGGCTGGCCGACGGCCTCGCCTACGCGGAGATCGCCAGACGCCTCGATCGTCCGACCTCGACGATCACGCGCGAGGTGATGCGCAACGGCGGCCCCACCGCCTACCGTGCCGAGATGGCCCACCGCGCCACCGAACGCCGCGCCCACCGCCGCCGCCGGACCACCCCCCGCGAGGCGCAGGCACCCGAGCAGGCTCACGGGCGCGACGCCGAAGCCGTACGCGAGTACGAAGAGACGTTCACGACCGTCATGATGGCCTCGGGCATGCCCACGATGATGGCCCGGGTGATGGCCTGCCTCACCCTCACCGACAGCGGCAGCCTCACCGCGTCCGAACTGGCCCAGCGCCTCCAGGTCAGCCCGGCGTCCATCTCCAAGGCGATCACGTTCCTCGACAGCCAGGGCATGGTCCGCCGGGAACAGGGCGAACGCCGCCGCGAGCGCTACATCGTCGACGACGACGTCTGGTACCAGTCGATGATGGCGAGCGCCCGCGCCATCGCCCAGGTCGTCGAGGTCGCCCGTCAGGGCGTCGGCGTCCTCGGCACCGGCACTCCCGCCGCCGCCCGCCTGGAGAACGTCGCCCGCTTCCTCGACTTCGTCAGCGAGAACACCCGCCGCGCCGCGGAACAGGCCCGCGAGGTCCTCCACACCAAACACCCGACGCCCGCGGACGGCGCAGCCGAGCCCGGCTCCTAG
- a CDS encoding DUF4097 family beta strand repeat-containing protein produces MQKFDTPTPISAVLNIPAGRVRFIAADRTDTTVEVRPADAAKGRDVKAAEQTTVDYRDGVLRIQAPEAKNELFGPSGTLEVTVQLPAGSRVEAKAAAAEFRGVGRLGDVVIDGAHGQVKLDEVASARLTLLAGDALVGRLDGPADITSGKGDLRVTEAVRGTVTLRTGHGEISIGAAAGVSASLDAGTSSGRIRNALKNTQGAAAQLDIHATTGYGDITAHSN; encoded by the coding sequence ATGCAGAAGTTCGACACCCCCACCCCGATCTCCGCCGTGCTGAACATCCCGGCCGGACGCGTGCGGTTCATCGCCGCCGACCGGACCGACACCACCGTCGAGGTCCGGCCCGCCGACGCCGCCAAGGGCCGCGACGTCAAGGCCGCCGAGCAGACCACGGTCGACTACCGCGACGGGGTGCTGCGGATCCAGGCCCCGGAGGCGAAGAACGAACTCTTCGGCCCCTCCGGAACCCTGGAGGTGACTGTCCAGCTGCCCGCCGGCTCCCGGGTCGAGGCGAAGGCGGCCGCCGCGGAGTTCCGCGGCGTCGGGCGGCTGGGCGACGTCGTCATCGACGGCGCGCACGGGCAGGTCAAGCTCGACGAGGTCGCGAGCGCCCGCCTCACCCTCCTGGCCGGCGACGCTCTGGTCGGCCGTCTGGACGGCCCCGCCGACATCACCAGCGGCAAGGGCGACCTCCGCGTCACCGAGGCCGTGCGCGGCACCGTCACCCTGCGCACCGGGCACGGCGAGATCTCCATCGGCGCCGCCGCCGGGGTCTCGGCCTCCCTGGACGCCGGCACCTCCTCCGGCCGGATCCGCAACGCGCTCAAGAACACCCAGGGCGCCGCGGCCCAGCTCGACATCCACGCGACCACCGGCTACGGCGACATCACCGCACACAGCAACTGA
- a CDS encoding ATP-binding cassette domain-containing protein has translation MTNPAIAANGLRKSYGDNVVLDGIDLTVPEGTIFSLLGPNGAGKTTAVKILSTLISPDPGSGELRVGGHDLAVDPQAVRAAIGVTGQFSAVDGLITGEENMLLMADLHHLSKPEGRRVTAELLERFDLVEAAGKPASTYSGGMKRRLDIAMTLVGDPRIIFLDEPTTGLDPRSRHNMWQIIRELVTGGVTVLLTTQYLEEADELADRIAVLHDGKIAAEGTAEELKRLVPGGHVRLRFTDPAAYRSAASTLREATRDDEALALQLPSGGTQRELRSVLDQLDSAGIEADELTVHTPDLDDVFFALTSTDQPKETVR, from the coding sequence ATGACGAACCCGGCCATCGCGGCGAACGGGCTGCGCAAGTCCTACGGAGACAACGTCGTCCTCGACGGCATCGACCTGACCGTGCCCGAAGGGACGATCTTCTCCCTGCTCGGCCCGAACGGCGCCGGCAAGACCACCGCCGTCAAGATCCTCTCCACTCTCATCTCTCCCGACCCCGGCTCCGGCGAGCTCCGCGTCGGCGGCCACGACCTTGCCGTCGACCCGCAGGCGGTGCGTGCCGCGATCGGTGTCACCGGGCAGTTCTCCGCCGTCGACGGCCTGATCACCGGCGAGGAGAACATGCTCCTCATGGCGGACCTGCACCACCTGTCCAAGCCCGAGGGGCGACGCGTCACGGCCGAACTCCTGGAGCGTTTCGACCTGGTGGAGGCCGCGGGGAAGCCCGCCTCCACCTACTCCGGCGGCATGAAGCGCCGCCTCGACATCGCCATGACCCTGGTCGGCGACCCGCGGATCATCTTCCTCGACGAACCCACCACCGGCCTCGACCCCCGCTCCCGCCACAACATGTGGCAGATCATCCGCGAACTCGTCACCGGCGGCGTCACCGTCCTCCTCACCACCCAGTACCTGGAGGAGGCCGACGAACTCGCCGACCGCATCGCGGTGTTGCACGACGGAAAGATCGCCGCCGAGGGCACCGCCGAGGAACTCAAGCGGCTCGTCCCCGGCGGGCACGTCCGGCTCCGCTTCACCGACCCGGCCGCCTACCGGTCCGCCGCCTCCACGCTGCGCGAGGCGACCCGGGACGACGAGGCCCTCGCCCTGCAGCTCCCCAGCGGCGGCACCCAGCGCGAACTGCGCTCCGTACTCGACCAGTTGGACTCCGCCGGCATCGAGGCCGACGAACTCACCGTGCACACCCCCGACCTCGACGACGTGTTCTTCGCCCTGACCAGCACCGACCAGCCCAAGGAGACCGTCCGATGA